AAGTCTGGTGAAGTCCCTGCATTTGTATTTCTATCTGGTCCTGCGATGCTTGGTGCAGTTTGGGTTGATGCAGACTAGGTGGAGTAAAACTGAGCCTGTAGGGTGAACAGCGCAAGGCTGAGGAAACATGCACGAAAACAGACTGCAGATGGGCGAGATAAACAGGATCCCCAGGCTGTGACTGAGTAGGCAGGCCTCTTTAATGGCTCTTAGCAACGCCCCTGCTTTGACCCTCCTCATATGTGAGGAAAATCAAATCAATACACTGTTCTTCAAACCACGatgccgcagcagcagcagggcattGTGGCAGCCTTCGGCTCTTAAATGCATCAACGCTTTTCAATTTGCTGATCTCTGGATATCCATCCTGGCATCTCTGCTGAGGAAGACCCTGACTGCATCTTTAATCGGATTGCTTGAGCTCCCATGTACAATCTTCTTCTTATTAGCAAGTATTAGGTAGGcaattttaaagtgctttttgaATTTGCAGGCAGCTTTAATGTTGATCTGAGAACTCTATTGTATTCTCTGTAAACGTAGCAGAAGCCTCTGTTttaaatcttgcttttcttcttcttctgtttttgtgGTTGGGCAGGGgggatttctgttttttccttctttttttaaaaaaatacatatcttGTAGCTGATTTGTGCTTTTGGAAAAGGATATTCCCTCGCTGATCCCTCCCCTGTTCTGCAGAACTATAACCAGTGCCATACAGTTACTTTCAGTGTTGATGAACATCTGTTCAACTGTCTAACGTGTAGGGCAGGCTGCTCactcttttattctttaattttccgGTGTGTACTTCAAAGCTGCAAATCAGGACTCTACCCACTAAGTTCTGCTTTGGTTCCAGAGATGGCTAACAGAGGACCAAGCTATGGCTTAAGCCGAGAAGTTCAGGAAAAGATTGAACAGAAATATGACCCGGAATTAGAGTCTAGGCTGGTGAACTGGATTATTGTACAATGTGGAGAACAGATAGAGCACCCTCCTCCTGGAAGGCAACATTTTCAGACCTGGTTGATGGATGGAACGGTAAGTGTTTTGTCCAATTATATGCTTGCATGTGTTTATATGCACTGTgtccttattttctgtcttcatctaGCTACATTGGTCCAAGCTtatggccagtgcagaaatATATGTCTTAGcatttgatttatttccttttgacCAGGAATCTTAATCTCAGAAGATAATTATTCTACTTGTGCACTGGGATTAGTACAGTACTTATGATTCTTATGAGTCATGCATGTTATATATGAGTATGACTCATTCTTTCAGCACCTTTTCTCATACAGTTAAATGagatctgttttaaaatcagatgtatacttttctctttaagaaaTAATCAGTGTTGACAGGGAAAGGTGAAGAGATATAGAAAAATTGAAGGATTGGATTATGTCataactgttttcttcttgggAATAATCCTGTGGCTAAAACATTGTATTCCATTGGTTTATTGAACAACAAGcagatgctgctgtttgcagcaggCTATAAGAATACGCTAATCGTTGAATCTCTGCCAGAATGACTTTAACAATATTTCAATTGacattgcttatttttttgGCTCGGGCATGTGGTTCCTTCTCTGTCAGTTGTTATATAACCTTTACCAGTGATTGCTTTGTTTCTAGCAGATTAGGATTTATATGGTCAGGTTATTGCCATCAGTTAATGAAAGCTTTAATGCATTTCTAATGTATTTTGATTATTGTCAACAACTTTGTTTCTAATTGAAGAAATTACATCCCTGACAGAAACTGGTCAGgtcaaaagcattttgcagcatCATTTCTTGTGCAGAAATTGCCTTCTAGTTTGGTGACtgctttctaattttatttctgtatttctctctcaGCTGTTATGCAAGTTAATAAACAGTTTACATCCAAAGGGAAATGAGCCTATTGCAAAGATCTCTGAATCAAAAATGGCTTTCAAGCAGATGGAACAAATTTCTCAGTTcttaaaagctgctgaaatcTACGGAGTAAGAACAACAGATATTTTCCAGACAGTGGATTTATGGgaaggtaaaaataataaactggaAGTCAGCTTGCAgtcttcattttactttgctttgATGTATTATAATAGTGCGTTTTGTCTAAGGCATATTCTCTAATGTAattatcttttgtttctgtttgccTTACCTCATTACACTGCTCTTCCAATGGTACATTATCTCCTCTGAGGGATTTATATTGCCCTGAAGGCATAACGAAGCTGTTCCAAGCTCATGTGTGATCCAAAGCCCATCATTCTCATAGAAGTCCACAGacctaataaaataaatgttctctATGCTAATTATATCCAAGTAAATAGCTTCCAATAGCAAATATGGaacctctttattttctgatgacAAGATTTTATTGCAGTTTTCAAATTATAAGCAAAGTTTAAATTAGAGCTATAAAATGCATTCCCAGGAGCATGTATGCCTCTGTGGAGCATATGAGGGCTCATTTATGACTAGCAAGAAGCAAAACTTGCTGCTAACACTATGTTAGCTGAGCATATCTCTCTAAGGATGCAGTCTTTTTAGAGAGGTCACTAtggcaacagcaaaaaaaaaaatcagagtgtCCTTGTGGTTTTGCAGTAACCCAGGTGAAGGCTATCTCCATCCCATGCTCAAAGTGGAAATTGAATGTTCTAGTTCCTGAAGAGCTGAGTCATTTGTGCATTCATGTGGCTGGTTTTGCCTATTTTTGTGGTGATGCATCTCTTCCTGATGCTCTAACCAAATACACTGTATATCCCTCCTGCATCTCTCCGGACAAGGTGATGCAAAACGCTTTGTGCGAGGGCTCAAAACAAGGACAGCTGCATGGTagataaaaggacaaaaagctGCTGTGGGAATTAACCAGtagaaagaggaaagcaatCCACTGAGAAAGCTGGTTTGTGTAGGAACatacatggagaaaaaaaagcgGGGTCTATTTTCACAGACTGTTGGGATACATGGAAGAGATCACTCTTCTGAAGGACAGTTCAAGGAATAAAAGACTGGGAAGCTGTTTGTGGATAAGTTAGAAGGGAAGGATATACTGACAGCTGGAGTTACTGGGATCTGTAATGTTCTCAGGGTGCCAGATTTGCTTGACAAATCCTACCTTTGAGCACAAGGGCAGGATTGTTTCTTCCAGTTCGGTCTTTAGTGTTTCATCCAATCTACCTTTAAATGTCTTAAATGAAGGGATTTTCACTTCCCTGGAGTAAGACCCTCCCCAGCCTAGCAGGCTGTTGAAAGAGAAGCTCCATCTATCTTGTAAGGGATGATAATAGCTCATTTCAGATGCTGTTCTTTGCAGTCTTTTGCATCTCATAATGGCTTCACACCATGCAAGTGAAAGTAGGGTACATTGATTCTTACGATGAAAAGGACTTGCTTTGAAGACAAAAAGCTCCTAATGATGGTGGCAATCTcctcatttctcttcttttcactCATGACCTTTTCTCAACAGATGTAAGGAAAAAAGCTAGTAAGTTCCAGAGGGCAGGAAGTCAAAGCAACACTTGCAACCTAGGAGGGAGACATACAAGACTTTTCTCCACTGTTATGTTAGGACTTCCCAAAACTAAACTGTCTCCTCATTTTCCCACTCCCTTTtcatccctcctgctgctcatTTCAGTGCTGAGATGAAACAGTATGTCTCTCCAGCAGTGAGTCACTGCAAGCTCTTTGTGTCTAACCATAACCCTGACCTCTAGTATCTGTATTGCTTCAGGGCTGCATCGCCTGAACCTGGATGCATTAGCTGGATAGAAGGGACAGTCTCTTTTTCACTACTTCATAATTACAGCACTCCTACGCTTCAGGCCATAACCTCTTTAGAAAGAGATGAGATGTCAATGTATGTTTATagggaaagaaaactgtgattgaaaaacagcttttctctgaCACTAATTGTTTTCTAAGAGCTTTTGCTCTGAAATTCTTAGTAatgattaatgaaaatgttttaggaTGTAATCTGCTGTTGGCTGTTTCCAACTCACGCAGTCCATCTGgtgcatttttcttcatcttcatctcTGCGACTTCTTGGTCCAAAAGAAGTATCACCTCTCTTTTGGTCCTTTCTTACATAAAGGTACTGTGCTGTGCAGCTTTCCCTAATCTATGCCCAAGATATTATGTTCACTGTTTTTTACAGGTACCTCCCTGGTATATTTCCAGGCAGGCAAGAGGCAGCTGTACCTCTGGGTACTTGTTCAGCCATTACAAAACAGTAATTCAGGAATACTGTGCAGAGCAGTTTTCTATCTTTGGGTCTGAACTTTCCCCTTTCTGAACCTGGAGAAGGAAGCCTTCCAGCCAAGTTTCCTCCAAAGAGAAAGGCTTAGCATAAGAAGTGAGTAGAGGCCCCTTCCTCCTTGCACAGGCAGTGCCAAGATCCTCTACGAGGCTGTGCTATTCAAAGCACGCCGCAGAGGACActgaagatgcagaagaaatgctgtcGGCGTGGGTCCCTGCAGCGTGATTCAGCGAGGGTGAGGCTGGgggccaggcaggcagcccaTGTGGCTGTCAGTGAGCAAGTACTGACACTGAGGGAAGGTACTGACTGCAATTTTCTGCAACGCCAGAGTTAAGCCCGGCTTCACTGAATGTGTTATGATCTCTTCTGTCAGGTGACTTTCTCAGTggagatttaaaatgtttcacagcCCTTTTTATGCTCACCACTGAGCCCCTTGTATCCTTTGCTGGAAGAGGGCAAATGTCACAAGACCACACTGATTTGTGGTCACCTTCCCTCACCTGCAGCACCCCTCATATGCAGCAAGGGGCTTTGCAAAGCAGGGCTGTGgccttggctttgttttgtcaTGTGGCGCTTGGCACCCGCTCCGTCTGTTTTTCCCCTGCAGCGTCTCCCACTCACCACTGACAAATAAAGCAGAGTCGAGTGCAGAGCGTGGGAGGGGCTGCCAGATGGCTCCTTGAGGCTGATCATCAAATTTGCTACccatcttttgtttctttatcttttttctgtgcttgccGTCGTTATTCAGCTCATTCACTTTTAAATCCTGCTTCACATCCCTCTTCATCCCAGTCAGTCACCGCACTCCTTGTTATACGGGAGGCATCCCAAGGACGTTGTATGTGGCATCTGTTACAGCATATGGTACATCTGCTGCTTGGGGGAGCTCTGAGTGTTTCTGCCTCGCGCTCTTCCATGTGCGCCTGTGTACATGCGTGTGTGAGATGTCGGCTCTTCGGCTGCCCTCTTAAGTGAGGATCCCGTCTGATGCAGTTTCCGTCGACAAATACAGTAAAGCAAGGATTCTGGATGGATGacaatttgttttctgagcaaATGGTCCCCTGCAGATAGGATTGCTATAAACTTTAATAGGCTGTATGACAGCCACAGTTGGAAGCTGCAAGACATTTTCAGCTTTAGGGTGTCTTCATCACCTCAGCCAGTGTGTTACGCATTTAGGTTTGTACGAACCAGAGCCCTGAGCTGGATCTGCCTAAAGTCAGGGTGATGCATAGCATAGACACAGAATGCGCAACGCTCGCTTCCCGTTACACTCCAGCTAGTCTGCAGCGATTTTCATTAATATTGTTCCACTGGAggtatttctgaaatctgttaTTATCATCATGTCTCTGGTATCTCATGGTTTTTGTGAATTACTTATTTTCCTAAATGAAGAACTTAGAGTCAAAATCAGATCTGTTAACtagataaattattttaggaaataGGAAGAACTGGAAGGAAGGGAATGGAGTCATAGAAACACTTATGGAAGGATTtcagaagaagggagaggaaaaaggcagattttcaaCAACTTACTACCTCACACAATTGGAAATACACGCTGCAACTCATTTTTGCTAGACAGTTTTCCAAAAGCTATTGTGTCTGGATTTGGTAATGAGTTAGAGTTTGATATCGTTATGTTCCCTGCCCGTTTTACACCAAGTGATAAAGTGCAGAGGATGAACTAAGAAAAAAGGagtaatattaattttttaaaaatttctgtgtcctttgttgttttttggtttggtggtttgtttttttttttttaattcactggaGGAATTGACATAAGATGTTgaccaaaaaggaaaatttgtcTATTGTCCTAATTTTGGAAGGAGAGACAGGAAGGGGGGataccattttttaaatgcaaacctCTGTTGAAAATGAGCCTTATATTTCAAAGGTGTAAGGTACCCTCTTGGAAACCTGGTGAATTTTCAGCTAGGTGGAAGGTGTGCCTCTAAGCAAGTGATAGGCAAGTTCTCCCCTCTCAATACAGGTAGGATAAATTATCCCTTGATAAGCTTTTGTCTCTGTGTTGTTTATGGAAGGAACTTAAAGAACCAGTGATGACCAGATATGCAACTTTTACTTGGCTAAAGATGAGATGAGCCCTGACTTTTTGAAATGAGGAATAAATTGAGATaacagggagggagaaggtggAAGAATAGCAGACTGGATGGCAGGAACCAAAAGTATGAAACTTCAGAGCATCAGTGTTTGGCAGCCTGAGAAAGGAAGCCTGTAGGAAGGATCTGGGAGGTGATTTGATGGGTAAATCAGGAAGGACTGATGTGCGTTATCCACACAGGACCTCTCCAGGACTGCCATGAGCTCTGTTAGTACAGGGACTGTCTGGAAATGCCAGGGGATAGGTGGTGGGACCAGTCCTACCAGTTTACAGGTGAAGAAACTGAGACACAGCACAGTTGTTTACCACACTGTTCTCCTTCAGCCACTGAGCACGTTACCGTTCTTTGTCCACCAAAGTCACCTCTTCTTAGGAGAAAATTTTGCCAAAAGGATTGTCTAGAAGGACTTAAAATAGCATGGGGTAAGGCACTAAAATAGCCAGAAGCCTGGAAACCTGGAAATGTCTGATTTGTTAAGTTTTGCTTTAACGTTGTCCCTTTGATGACTTTTAATAAGGTCTTGCATGTCAGTACCTCTGTTTCAGCAACTGTAAAATAGCACTTATAATGCTACTAATGCACTTTTTCAGGGGAGCTGAAGGAATTAGTTAATACATTGGACAAAAGTGTTTATCAGTGTGCCAAGCTCTTTGTTGTGCAAGGATTTCTTATGTTAATTTCACTGTCTGACTTTCTAGGGAAGGACATGGCAGCAGTGCAGAGAACCTTAATGGCTCTAGGCAGTTTGGCTGTCACCAAGGACGATGGCTGCTACAAAGGGGATCCGTCCTGGTTTCACAGGTAAGGTCCAAAGCGCAGCTGCTCAGAGCTGTCTTCCTGGGAAGCTGGTAATATTCTCTGCCTTTAGGTTTTAAGGAAAGTTattgggaaagaaagggaagaatctTTCCAAAGTTTCCATGTAATGGAAAGGTTTTCTCTTCAGAGTCTAGAGGGGGGAAGCAAATACTCAACCAGGCAGCGACATTTTCTACGCTTCACTAGTTCCCAGCTTTATCAGTGTCACTGCTAGGCCCACCTCTTACCATACCTTGTTGGCCTGAAGTtacagcagggctgctggggaggagccCTGTGGGAGCTATGTAGCGCAGCCATACTGCCGCCTTTTCTTACGTGGCTCCTCTCACCCCACCTTCCCTGTCCCTCCTGCCTCGGAGCTGGTACCAGGACTAAGGGTGCATTGCCCGTGGCTCTGATTTCCTCCTGGAAGCACCCCTCTTCAATGAGGCTGTTCTAGGCTGTGCTGGTGTGGATGTGCGTGCGTGCGTGGGGACCCTACTGGTAGTGCAAACAGGGAGGAGTGCAGCATGCTGCTCCAAGTGCCTTTGTAGCATCTCCATCGTGCTGCCTGAGGGGCACACGCCGATCACGGAAGAAAAGACATAATTTTCTTGTCCACTGACATTATCCCTGGCTCTTACTCCCTGGAAGGAGTGCAACAATACTTGGGAAATTCAGCCACCAGTTTTGATGACATTAATCTTTTTAGCAGCTTCACCTAATCTTCTGTATCCATTtatgaagaaaagggaagaaaactggCAGCAGCCATGCAGATATGTGTGTCCTAAGAGTAGCTGGCAGGAAAAGTGTCCTTTTGCCTCACATCGGACAACAGACAGAAAGACTAAGGAAGACAAGGCTGTAATAGATGTCAGCAAACCCCCATATAGTGACCCCCTTACTGAGCAAAGAGAAGGCATGAAGCCTCTTTCCGTTTTTCATCAAACCAAAAATGATTTCATTTCCTAGTCATCTTTTTTCCTGGGGAGTACTACTTATCTGTGAAGAATTCTCTGGCTTGGCAAAGCTGTTTATTTGCTCTGAAACTCCATTTGTTTTGGCTAGGGAGCCTGAGAAGCagggacaggaagaaaaggaaatcgTCCCACAGTTagccctcctgccccacaggaGAGTCTGCCATCCAAGAGTATTTCTCATGCCGAAATGTCTGAGGCATCTTAGCAAAGAGAGTGCTGGCTGCTCATCTTTGGTTTCCTTGAATTTTCTGATGTCTAGGTGAGggtcagcaaaagcaaagcaaacttcACTTGGTTTGTCTGGAACCTTGAGCTGGTTTAACTGAGGCTAAGGGAGATTTGAATTTTAGGTGAGTGAGTGCCAACTCCTATGcattttttatatgaaattagTTTAAATTAACTTAATACAGTCCACAAAGAGATTTGTATTTATTGAATATAATTGGGTTTAAAACTCAAATCCAGTTACATGCTTTAATATAAACCAGACATGAAATCACTATGGCCCAGACAGGCTTATTTGTTTTATGTAACTAAAACAAAGCcctacacagaaaaattaattttcatctgGACTCCTAATTGTGGGTGGGAACAGTTTTCATTGGCATTAACAAAGATGTGATCACGTCCCTTCTCCCCCAGCTGTCTGTCCTGCCCGTACTGCTTGGATAGTCAATCCATACCTGTTGCAGCCCCTGAAATACCACTTTGTAGCCACTGCCTTCAGGAAAACTGATGTTATTTCTATAACGAAATAACATATGGCAGATCAGGAGCTGTTTCCTGAGTAGCTTACCCATCCATTCAGGCAGATCAAGCCCCCTCACTGCCACCCAGTGTTAGTCATGAGTCAGGGCTTTCAGGCTGATTCTTAATCACCTTAAGTTAAATTGAAAGAAGTCATGATTAAATGGAATAAGAGTATTCATGCAGGGATCTACAGTGATTAAGATACCCCCAAACTTGAGCTAAGCTGTTTAACTTTCCATTGCTGGTGTCCCTCATTCCCAGTCCCACCAGACCTGATTCCCCCTTCCTTGCATGCCCTAGCGAGGTTCATGGATCCATGGCAGTTTGTTATCAGCAAATCATGTAAGACCATCATGTACTAAACGTGGTGCTTATGATGGTAAAATAAAACACTATAAGATCCAAACTGTATATGTAATCAACTTTTATTAGCATGTCCAGAGTTCCCTTTAgtatctctttttatttcttctttgcagttctcgcttttttcctgttcatagTTACATTTCGAATTTCTGTGGAATTACTCCACAACACAGCTGAAAATtctaggaggaaaaagaaaaaataatagaatgTGTTCCTgggattttaattaaaataaaggcagaCACAGTGAACCTGAGATTCAGTTAGGTAATAGGAGTAGTTCTAAAAACATCCTCTAGCAGAGATCTTGGCAGCAGTTGGGTGCCGTGTATGgattctggaaaagaaattaagcagCAGTGAGGGGGGTTGCTTTCTGAGGCACCTGCAGTTCTGCATGCCTCCCTCCAAAACAGCATGTTTTATGGCAAGAGCTGTGGGGTCTGAGAGTCTGTGATGGGCTTTGTAAGCCCTCTTACTAGTCTAATACAATAACACTGGAGATCCATTCCGAAAAATGACAGGTcagtgctgtttttctgtggatCTTTCTCACCTTTTTGCCTTGCTGGGCTTTCATACAGACGTGGGTTCTTCTCCTGCAAGGTCCTGGACACCCTGAGCCTAGCAAGGAATTTAAGTGCTTTTTTGGACTCGAGCCAGGGTGCTTAGCACAGAACAGAATCAGACCCTCACAGAAAGGATCATGTTGATGGTTTTCAATCACAGCGGGCACCTAATCGAGCATTCTCATCTAGTGGTGGggtggagagaaaaagggagtTGTAACACAATGCCATATTGCAGGGTAACCTGATGctgggacagacagacacagcagGGAGAAAGATTGCACCTGGGTAGGAGTAGAGTCTGGTTGACTGAAAGCCTCCCTCAGTCTGGGGCTCTGCCGATTCGTACGGGTTAtctggcagcagcagactgATCCTTCTCCCTTGTAAATGACTTGTTTTCCCCACCACTTATAAATGAAAGATTAATCCAAGATGAACAGTTTCTAGCAAGGCAGCAGAATACAAACTTTCATGCTACTCAACTGCCACTTTGGCCCTCAGTGctattttcagggaaaagagGCTCCTTTTAAACTCCAACAAAGGTTCATTGATCCAAAGGGCTTTTGAGACCAGGGATGCTGAACAAAGTGGTCAGCATGTTTTGACAGAAGATGAAGGACCGACATACAGTTAGGACACAGGTGCAAAGGGCAAGGTCTGTCGCTTAGAGGAGAGAGATCTGGAAATGGCAACAGAGCAATTGTTCTGTCCTGCAGCAACCATCGTCCACTTTGCGAAAATGAGCAAGTCACTTCTCTGTCCCGTTGTTTCTCCAGATACATTCAGCTCTTATTTACTCCACTGAGTTAAATTATACCAATTTGTACTGTTACTCTAGATGGGTATCAACTTGTAGTACAGCGCAGGTAAGTGCCTCATTGATCAGATCCCATGGACTACAGCTGTTAAGAGCTTTAGGGCTTCACACAAATTAGCCCTATCATGAGTGTTATATACAGCACTACATAAATGTTTTACCTGTCGTAGCTGCTGGGGAAGTCCCTTGGGGTTCTGGAGTAAGTGCTACAGTGAAAGTCTGAAGTGTTGCAGGTTTGACTAGAGCATTGCTTCTAACTGCAGGAAAGCCATTAGCCCAGCCAGCATTGTCCAGCCCATGGGGTGGTGCAAATGAAATATTGCATTACAAGGGGGAATGTCTGTTAACATGAGCCAATTTCAGATTGCTGTTCATGATCCTCTGGGCATATGCAGAATGACGATATGTCTGTACATTGCTTTTTTGGGTGTATCTGGACAGGAAAGCACAGCAGAATCGACGAGGATTTTCAGAAGAGCAGCTTCGTCAGGGACAGAACGTTATAGGCCTTCAGATGGGCAGCAACAAAGGAGCATCGCAGTCGGGTATGACAGGCTATGGGATGCCAAGACAGATTATCTAAACGCACCGCTGTCTGTAGAGAAAACACTCCTTCTGCAGCAtggtctgttaaaaaaaaaaaaaaaaggaaaaagaaaaaaaaaaagctcattagTTCCCTTTCTGCCTGGTTTTTAATAGTTAGCTCTCTCTAaggtttggggtattttttgtttggtttgttttatttgcagctgCCAGAGTTCATCTAGGAACTTGGGTTTTCATGGTGGTGTGTGTCAGTTCACAGCACGTACGCACTGCTGCCTCCTACTTTTCACTTCTGAACTATGCAAAGACAATTattctgtattaatttatttgcaaagtgTTATCTTCCATATTTGTCTCACACTGCACTTGTATTTCAACAGTAATCTCGTTCTTCAATTCAGTGATGATATGGTTTGACCTAAgaataaagacaaattaaagACACCTCTTAGACTCGTTTATTTAAAGGACATAAAAGGAATTAAGACCAATGACCACATGGTACAGTGCTGAGGagttaaatgttttaaatgggTTGATCTGTCTCATCTCTAACCTGGAGCCCTCTCTGAGTGACTCTTTGCTGTAGTATTCACAGTCTGTGTTACGTGTTCAATTTAGTGTTAGTCAAAAGGCACACCCAATGTATTTTcctaaaaagaagagaagatgtATTATCCATTGAGTCTGACTCGTGTAGTCCCACCCAATTTAGCTCGGATTTCCCTTGACCTAGTGTGCTGGGTTGACTGCAGCTGGCAAACTTGTGGATCGAGATAgataaaatcagtttaataggtaaagccaaagctgtgaaaacaaaggaaaataaggaattaattcactacttcccattggcaggcagacATTTAGCTGCTTCTTGGAAAGCAGGGCCTCAGTATGCATGGCATTACCATAGACAtatccccttcctcctccttttccctgagCTTTTGTTGCTGACCACAACACCGTgtgtatggaatatccctttggtcagttggggtcagccatcccggctgtgtcccctcccagcttcttgcccacccccagctgTGGGGACAgaatgagaaaaggagaagttGTTGAC
This sequence is a window from Balearica regulorum gibbericeps isolate bBalReg1 chromosome 1, bBalReg1.pri, whole genome shotgun sequence. Protein-coding genes within it:
- the TAGLN3 gene encoding transgelin-3 encodes the protein MANRGPSYGLSREVQEKIEQKYDPELESRLVNWIIVQCGEQIEHPPPGRQHFQTWLMDGTLLCKLINSLHPKGNEPIAKISESKMAFKQMEQISQFLKAAEIYGVRTTDIFQTVDLWEGKDMAAVQRTLMALGSLAVTKDDGCYKGDPSWFHRKAQQNRRGFSEEQLRQGQNVIGLQMGSNKGASQSGMTGYGMPRQII